The genomic stretch ACGAAGGGGCCCGTCTCCGGGACCTCGCGCAGGCGGGACCCGTGGAGGTCCACCTCGACACGCGCGTGTATCGCGGCTGGAAGCAGCTCCCCTGCCTTGTCGGGGACCTCCGGGCGGCCCAGGCGGGATCCGACGCGGAGACGTTCGTGATGTTCAGCGGGCACGTGGACTCGTGGTATTACGGGGCGATGGACAACGGGACGGCCAATGCGACCATGCTCGAGGTGGCGCGCGTCTTGGGCGCGCGCCGTGCGGACCTCCGCCGGGGGTTCCGGGTGGCCTTCTGGTCGGGGCACTCGCACGCCAGGTACGCCGGGTCCGCATGGTACGCCGACCACTTCTGGCACGATTTGCACGATCGCTGCGTGGCCCACGTGAACGTGGACTCGGTCGGCGGCCGGGGCGCGACGGTCTTGTCGGAAGGCAACAGCATGGGCGAGTTGCGGGAGTTCGCGAGCGACGTGATCGAGCAGCTCGCGGGGCAGCGGCTCTCGCCCCGGCGCTACGGACGCGCGGGCGACCAGTCGTTTTGGGGCCACGGGATTCCGTCGCTGCTGATGTTGTTGTCCGAGCAACCCGCCGAGCACGCCGATCCCGTGCTGCTGGCGCTGCACCATCAGATCAGCGGCGGCGTCGGCAAGAGCGGCGGCCCCGGGTGGTGGTGGCACACGCCGGACGACACCGTGGACAAGATCGACCCGGCGTTCCTCAAACGGGACGCGGAGATCTACGCGGTGCTCCTGTATCGGTTGTGCACCGCGGCGCTGCTCCCGATCGACCACGGCCCGGTGCTCGCGGATCTCCACGACACGGTGCGGGACCTGCAGGCGGCGTGCGGCGACCGCGTCGACCTCTCGCCGGTCGCGCGCGAGCTTGCGGCGCTCCGCTCGACGGTGGAGGAACTCCGAGCGCGCGCGGCCGCGGCGGCGACCGACGCCGAGGCGTCGGCGATCAACCGGGCGCGCATGGGGATCAGCCGGATGTTGATCCCGGTCGACTACACGCGGACCGGCCAGTTCGATCACGACCTCGCGGTGCCGACGTCACCGCTCCCCGGGCTGCAGGGCGCGCACCGGCTCGCCTCGCTCAGCCCCGGCACCGACGAGTACGAGTTTCTGCTGACCCGGCTCGTGCGCGAGCGCAACCGCACGGCGTTCGCGGTGCGTGAGGCGAGGCGGGCCGCGGACGAGGCGCTCGCACAGCTCGGCGGCCGCTGAACGCCGCCCTCGGGGCG from bacterium encodes the following:
- a CDS encoding M28 family peptidase: MPVRSLDVGERTLVEAVSADRLMAATRAISQWVRLSGTPDEAQAFDWIEERLRAYGLETSRYLHPGLVSWPESATLTASAGAVRVPCATHAFAVSTPRGGLAGPLVYVGRGTDEELRRVDLRGKIALVDGIIAPNKNLAVEATGAAGSVWIAGTYLHERALSPVWGTPTPETARLLPTTPSVSVTGHEGARLRDLAQAGPVEVHLDTRVYRGWKQLPCLVGDLRAAQAGSDAETFVMFSGHVDSWYYGAMDNGTANATMLEVARVLGARRADLRRGFRVAFWSGHSHARYAGSAWYADHFWHDLHDRCVAHVNVDSVGGRGATVLSEGNSMGELREFASDVIEQLAGQRLSPRRYGRAGDQSFWGHGIPSLLMLLSEQPAEHADPVLLALHHQISGGVGKSGGPGWWWHTPDDTVDKIDPAFLKRDAEIYAVLLYRLCTAALLPIDHGPVLADLHDTVRDLQAACGDRVDLSPVARELAALRSTVEELRARAAAAATDAEASAINRARMGISRMLIPVDYTRTGQFDHDLAVPTSPLPGLQGAHRLASLSPGTDEYEFLLTRLVRERNRTAFAVREARRAADEALAQLGGR